One region of Quercus lobata isolate SW786 chromosome 2, ValleyOak3.0 Primary Assembly, whole genome shotgun sequence genomic DNA includes:
- the LOC115976783 gene encoding AAA-ATPase ASD, mitochondrial-like, which translates to MTMMGGIWSLGGSLQIATIVFLWKILEIYFPGHLRSSIISYSMKLASLVSPYIYIRFPEFIGDSEEYMGVKRSDAYAAIETYLSGKSSREAKYLKAVDVKDSSQPVQLSMDENEGVTDEFEGVKLSWAVNKEYTRTQQSFSFYPQMDEKRYYQLTFHKSHRDFVNGTYINHVIQKGKAITVSNRQRKLYTNNPSQSWERYRARKWSHATFEHPATFDTLAMESKKKLEIVNDLEKFSKGKDYYKKIGKAWKRGYLLYGPPGTGKSSMIAAMANHLEYDIYDLELTTVMNNTELRKLLIETTGKSIIVIEDIDCSLDLTGQRKNEKKKAKDEEVKDPISKMTKGEEDSNSKVTLSGLLNFIDGLWSAIGGERIIVFTTNYVEKLDAALIRRGRMDKHIELSYCGFEAFKVLAKNYLDVDSHPLFATIGHLLEETNITPADVAENLMPKSLNEDAEACLKKLIEAIKTAKEEATKKAEEEARLKAEKEEKEKLEATQEDVKIDKSLAKDVKENGVEVVKDDKTLANEVKENGVTA; encoded by the coding sequence atgacgATGATGGGGGGAATATGGTCTCTAGGTGGCTCATTGCAGATTGCTACCATAGTGTTTCTTTGGAAAATATTAGAAATATATTTCCCTGGTCATCTTCGTAGCTCCATCATAAGTTACAGTATGAAATTGGCGAGTCTCGTGAGCCCCTATATCTATATTAGGTTCCCTGAATTCATAGGCGACAGTGAGGAGTACATGGGTGTCAAGCGTAGTGATGCCTATGCTGCCATTGAAACATACCTCAGTGGAAAGTCCTCCAGGGAAGCTAAATATCTTAAGGCAGTAGATGTCAAAGACAGCAGTCAACCTGTACAACTGAGCATGGACGAGAACGAAGGAGTTACTGATGAATTTGAAGGGGTAAAGCTTTCGTGGGCTGTCAATAAAGAATACACAAGAACCCAGCAGTCATTTTCATTCTACCCGCAGATGGACGAGAAGAGGTATTACCAGCTCACTTTCCATAAGTCGCACAGAGATTTTGTTAATGGGACTTACATCAATCATGTAATTCAAAAGGGGAAGGCAATAACGGTGAGCAATCGACAAAGGAAGCTGTACACTAACAATCCTAGCCAGAGTTGGGAAAGGTACAGAGCACGGAAATGGAGCCATGCGACATTTGAGCACCCAGCAACTTTCGACACTTTGGCCATGGAGTCAAAGAAAAAGTTGGAAATCGTCAATGACCTCGAAAAGTTCAGCAAGGGAAAAGACTACTACAAAAAGATTGGCAAGGCCTGGAAGCGCGGCTATCTTCTTTATGGTCCTCCTGGAACTGGTAAGTCAAGCATGATTGCTGCCATGGCCAACCACTTGGAGTATGATATCTATGATCTTGAATTGACAACGGTTATGAACAACACAGAGCTGAGAAAGCTTTTGATCGAAACCACAGGTAAGTCGATCATTGTGATAGAAGATATTGATTGTTCACTTGATCTTACGGGTCAACGAAAGAACGAAAAAAAGAAAGCGAAGGATGAAGAAGTCAAGGATCCTATTAGTAAAATGACCAAAGGTGAAGAAGACAGCAATAGTAAGGTCACTCTCTCTGGGTTGTTGAATTTTATAGATGGGCTTTGGTCTGCTATTGGGGGAGAGAGGATCATTGTTTTCACAACTAATTACGTGGAAAAGCTTGATGCGGCTCTCATTAGGAGGGGACGTATGGACAAGCACATAGAATTGTCTTATTGTGGCTTTGAAGCATTCAAGGTTCTTGCCAAAAATTACTTGGATGTTGACTCACACCCTTTGTTTGCGACTATTGGCCACTTGTTGGAGGAAACCAATATTACTCCTGCTGATGTTGCTGAGAATTTGATGCCTAAGTCACTGAATGAAGATGCTGAGGCTTGTTTGAAGAAATTGATTGAAGCTATTAAGACGGCCAAAGAGGAAGCAACAAAGAAGGCTGAGGAAGAGGCACGGTTAAAGgcagagaaagaagagaaagagaagctAGAAGCTACTCAAGAAGATGTGAAAATTGATAAGTCTTTAGCTAAAGATGTGAAAGAGAATGGTGTTGAAGTTGTGAAAGATGATAAGACGTTGGCTAATGAGGTGAAAGAAAATGGAGTCACCGCCTGA